CCACTCCCAGGTGGAAAAGCGAATCACATCCAAAAAGGGGTAGAGGATGAAAACCCCCAGGGTGAGGAGGGCGGGGAGGGAGAAGAGAACCAGGGGAAGGCGCCGCACGGGTTACCAAAGGTAGAGGAGGCTTAGGAGGAAGGGGTACCGGTCGGAGGCGGAAACCTCCAGGGCCAGGGGTTCCAGGTAGAACCTGAAGCCTGCCCCCCAGGCCAGGTGGAAGCCCCCTTGGTAGCCCAGTCCCCCATAGGCGGAAAGGGCACCCCCCGGCACCTCGAGGCTCACCACCGGCCCCAGGTGCACGCCAAAGGGGTAGCGGAGGTCCAGCCCCAGCCCCACCGAGGTGTAGAGGTCGGCCAGGACTAGGCCGGGGAAGAGGTTCGCTTTGAAAAAGGCGAAGACCTCGGGGTTTTGCGAAAGGAGGGCCTGCAGGTCCAGCCCGGTGTCAATCCCCAAGGGGCTAAAGGGCAAAAGGGCGCTTCCTTGCAGGTACAGGCCCTTGTCCGGGGCATACCCCAGGCCCAGGGTGTTTTCCGGGTAGGCGGGCGCTTGGGCCAGGGAGAGGCCTAGAGAAAGGGTAAGGAAGAGGAGAATCCGCTTCATATCCCCCTTATCCTAGCAAAAGCCCCCGGCTTCAAGCCGGGGGCATGGAGGAGGGTAAAGGCTTATGGCTGGTTACAAGGCTGGGCACCCATGTGCTGAATGAGGAAGTCTTCCAAGCTCATGGTTTGGTCCCCAGCAAAGTGCAGGGTTAGGTTCTCCCCGGGGACACAGTTGTGGTTTTGGTCGTCCAGGATGCCCTCAAAGGTCACCACCTTGCTGTCCACCCGCAAGAGCCCGTTTTGGATGTGAATGCGCCCGGTGTTTTCCTCCACTTGGGTCACCTGGAAACCGAGGTGCAAAGAGCTGTTACGGGTGCTCAGATCAACGGAAACCTCACCCGAGGAAGCGTTGAAGTTTTCCAGCAGGTTGCCGCAAGCCCCCGGCGTGGAGCTGCCGTTTACCACCACCTGGCCCTCGGTGTGGAGGGCGCTGTTATTTCCTTGGGCCAAAAGGCTGAGATTCCATTCTAGGGCCAAGCGGGTAGCGCTAGTGGTGACGCTGAGATTGGTGAGGTCCGCCAAGCGCTGGCTACCGTTAGGGTGGTCTAGGAAGCCCTTCAGGGTAAGGCTTACCGGCTCCAGAAGGTATTTGCCGCTCAGGCAGGTGCTGGGCCGCCAGCTGGCGGTGAAGGTAGCTTCTCCTTCATTGGATCCGTTCTCGCCGAAGTCCACGGCGAAGAAGGCCTTGGTAGGCATTTCTTGGGTGTTCTGCGTATCCCAGGGCTGATGCGTTTCCACGGTGGGGGAGGGGGTTCCCTTGGTGGACGCATCCCAGTCCGCCAAAGCCTTGTTCCAGGGGTCGGTGGTCTGTTGCTTGAAGCGCAGCTCCAAGTCGTCGGAGGGGCCCACTTGATTACAGTTCCCCCCTACGCACTCAACCTTTCCCCGAGGCAAGGAGGAGATGGCTAGGGGATAAAGCCCCTGAGGTTTCAGAGAAAAGATGCTTTCCAAGCGGAGCTCGGCTAGGTTTTCCAGGGCATCGGAAAGGCTTGTCTGCCCCAAGGCAAGGCTCTGCCCAGAAAGTTGCTGGGGGAAAAGGCTTTTGAAGGCGTTTTCAAGCTCTTGAATGGCCTGTTGA
This is a stretch of genomic DNA from Thermus caldifontis. It encodes these proteins:
- a CDS encoding bioflim formation protein, producing the protein MKRILLFLTLSLGLSLAQAPAYPENTLGLGYAPDKGLYLQGSALLPFSPLGIDTGLDLQALLSQNPEVFAFFKANLFPGLVLADLYTSVGLGLDLRYPFGVHLGPVVSLEVPGGALSAYGGLGYQGGFHLAWGAGFRFYLEPLALEVSASDRYPFLLSLLYLW